The sequence TGGTTAATTATATGAACAAACGGCGCTTGCTTGAAGAGTTGGAAAAAATCCAAAGAACGTTCGTTTTAGCCGGTTGTGTACGATTGTAGAGGATTTTGGTTTCAGATTAAAAGGCAGAAAAGGCAGTCACATAATTTACATGCATGATGAGGTAAAGGAGCTGTTGAACTTTCAGGATGTAAGTGGTAAGGCAAATCCTTATCGGGTAAGACTGTTTATAAAGATCATTGAGAAGTACAACCTCGTAGAGGAGGGTGAATCAAGTGCCTAAGTACGTGATAGAGAATTTCTATAGTGAAGAGGATGCAGGATATATAACAGTGGTACCTGAGTTACCTGGATGTTCTGCGTTCAGAAAAACAGAAGAAGAGGCATTGAAAGAGGTAAAAACCACACGGAAAAGAAATCCTCAACATCCTGTATGAGAAGATCTCGTCTGGATACTGATACACACCCCCACCCTCATAGATAACCTTGATCTCTCTTCTCATCGATTTTGATCTATCAATCAGTATCCACGATAGTTTTTGCCACGATGCATAATCTCTGTGACTTTAACTTCATCTCCGATGATAGCATATATCACCCTAAAATCTCCAACACGAAGTCTGTATAACGTTGGATCTGTGTCGCGAAGTTTCTTAATGTTCATCTTTGTCCGTCTTTTTCCTGGATTGTTTGTCAACTCCTTTAGTTTAGAGATTATTCGTTGTTTATCCTTTTCCTGGAGGTTCTCGAGTGTTCTTCGTGCAGTCTTTGAGATCAGGACATTGTAACGCATTATAGCTCGTCGATCGATACAAATTCATCTTCGTCGAGAATCCTCTTCTGCCTCTCAATGAAAGCCTCATCATACTCCAAATCCTCAAGCCACATCTCAATCGCCTCTTCTGCAGCCTCTTCTGGGTTGAGATTCAGCTTCCTGCATTTGTCCATAAATCGCTGAAAAATCTCGGCATTTATCTTTTCGATCGATGCGGTCTTCATGTGCTATCCTCATTCTGTAACCTCATAAACTTTACGCTAAAACCCCAACCATCCAAACCCATCTTAAAAATCCTGCTGTGTAAAATAAAAAGAAATAAAGACGGGGTTAAAAGAGATCCGTCTAAAGCATAATACACTCGGTGGTATCTATGCTTTTATCGATTGAGCAATCGCAAAAATTCATCCATGCTCAGGCCAGATTCTTTGAGAATTTGCCTCAATGTGCCCTTCTTCAGTACCTCATGAAGCGGAACAGTAATCTTAATCGTTTTATCATCCTCGATCCAGGTAGCTTTTTCATACCACAACTTCCACGACCTCAGGTTTTGGATACCGCGATAACTCTTCCTCATCTGGTTCAAGGTAGAGTTCTATCGTCTCTTCGTGCGTCTCCCCTGAGATATGCAACCTGGAAGAGATGGTACATAAACAGTATACCCCCCCTCCTCCTGTGGTTCCAGAATTACCTTTAATCTCATATTTCTTCTTTAGGTCACTGTTTATTTAAAGTTTAAGTTGTGATATTACCGTGAAACGGATAATAAGCCTGCTCTACCCCTCTAAACAATCCCTTTCTCCTTCAAAGCCTGCTTTATCTCAAGAATATCCCGACGTAACTCTTCATACTTGATCTTCAGATCATCGAGTGAGGAGAGACTGGTGCGGATCGCTGATGTATCATCCTTGATCGAATCTATCTTCTCGCCAAGCATCGAAAATCCCTTTTTGTTCTCTTCTCTTCCTGCATCAACCTTCTCAGCAACTATATCAACCTTCTCTCCAACTTTATCGATTTTCTCGCCAAGATTCCTGTTCATCTCTCTCATGTACCTGGCAGCGGTATCCATTCGTTCATAGACTGCTTCAGTTAAATCCTCTTCTCTTATGATCTCAAAGTCTCTGAATTCACCTGTTGCATCTGAATAATCCACCTCTATATCCTCAACCGAGATTGGATACTGTTTTATCCAGATCAGATCGATAAACTGCTCGATCTTCTCTCGCTCTCCTTCACAGACAACCTCAACCGATCCATCGGGAAGATTCTTCACATATCCTGTAAGATCAAGATTGAACGCCATCTCATCGATATGATCACGATAACCTGCCTTCTGTACCCTTCCTTTGATGATGAGGTGTGCCTGTTCAATACTGTTCATTAGTTATTACTTTCCCCTCACTTCAAATAAAGATTGTGATTGTTACGCGGTCAGCGAGAGACTTGAATCTAATAATTGTGTTGTGTAAAATAAAAAGAAAAATGCCAGGGCTAATAGCCTCAGCACCTTGCAGAAAGTTCTGCGATCTTCTTCTGACTTATCTTATCGACAAATGTCACTGTGACTTCATCACCAGCTGCAATCCCACTCAAAGAGCCGCTTTTTGTGCTACTAATATCACTACCACCATTTAATTTGATAGTATCACCGTCTATATCGATCACCATCTTATCACCCACTGACATATTAGCAGTACTGCTAGCAAGTGGATCCCATGTGGCCCTCGTTCCACCTACATCTACGATCAGTTTCACATCAGTAAGATCAAGGCTGTCTCCGCCATCGTGAACTAACGTCACAGTTTCAGCACCTGTATCTGTATCTGTTATTCTCAGGCTTGCCTGTGGTGCAGCCGTTGGTGGCCCCATCCCGAAGACAAACGCCGCGATGACCGCTGCAAGTATGACCGTGATCGCAACCATGAGAATAACACCGATGACCGGCGAAACCGCCTCCTCATCCTCTCGTATATCTTTTCTAATCACTTTCATTCAATTTCACCTCCTTTCATACTTTTACTTATCTGCTTATATAGATTTCCAAACGAAGATCACCCCTCACAAGTCGGATGATTATCGTCAAGAGGTTCTGGTGTCCGCCAGACCTTTCAGCCTGCCATTCACCTTAGCAACTCTGTTTCTACTTTTCTTCTTACTACTATATAAATCGATCGGATCTTAGCGTTTTATTCTCGGTTTAATCGATTTACCTCTTTCCTTTAAAGATTTAAACCTTTCAGCCCGATCTTTGAAGATCGTTTGGTCTTGAGTGAAAAATTTTTGATAATTTCTCGATTTTGTAAAATATTTTTACTGTTCCCTGATGGAAGAGATCGCTTTGGAGGTTGGATATTTAAAAAATAAGTTCAGAATTACGATATAATATAGGAATGTTCTGATAAAATGGTATCAATTAAATAAAGTTTTTGTTTTAAATGCTTCCCACCCAATCTCCTCTCTTCGCTCGCCACACCATCTACCTGATAGATAGTCTCGTGATCAAAAGGTTCTTATACCGTTAGATAATTATACTGCATTGTATGGAGGTTCGACCTGGATCTATTCTGGCTCTATTTCTTGTGCTACAGTTAGTGGTAATGCCAGTAGCTGCCGCAGGCGAGGATTGGAAGACGAATTCGATCGATATAGAAAGGATCAATATTGAACTTGGCGAGGAGCATGCAACGGTATCAGTTGACTACCAGATGCACGGGGTCATGCTGCTTTATGTCTTCATTCTTGGTGGAAAAATGATCGAGCCTGCGCTGAACACACTCATTGTTAATGGCGATAAAGTTGAGATCACATCGATAACAAGAGAACATGCAAAGTTCAACGTCACCCTGAACAGTTCAGCATCAACGATCAGGTTCTCACAGCGTGTCCCTCATGTCACGATCAAATACCCGGACCAGAGGCGTTTCACCTTCAGCAATACACAGGCAATCCCACTGGTCCTTTGATAACTGAATAACCTATTTCAGCTTTTTTATTAGATTTGCCACACGTTCTCCGAGTCGTTTGCAGTCGTTGAGAACTGCATCATCAGGTGTTTTGACCGCCACCACACCAAAGTGTCCAATCTTTGGATCTCCCTGTATGATCATCCCGTGAACCAGCATCGGATAGAGGATGGACAGGATCGCAGTCTCACTTCCGCCACCGATGATGCCACAGGATGTGAACGCAGCACCAACCTTGCCATCCAGCTTACCATGATACTTAACACTCTCATCAAAGAGTGATTTCACAGCTCCTGCCGCGGTTCCATAGTATGTCGGACTTCCGATGATAACACCATCTGCTTCAAGCATATCCTCAGGTGTTGCATCCTCAATCCGTTTCAAAACCACATCACATCCATTCTCCTCAACACTCTGGGCGATGGTTTCTGCCATCATCTTCGTATTTCCGGTCTTTGAAAAATATGCCACAAGTACTCTCATCTTAAAACCCTCCATATAATCGATGATCAGAATCAACCGCTGTGCGTTGACTCTATAAGTTCGATTGTATCATCTCCTCCTACAATTGAATCTTCTGGTATGATCCTCCCATCTTTTCTAATAAGATATAGAACAGGGTTGAGTGATAGGCTTCTTAAAAGCTCATCGACCCTCATTGTGGAGATGTCAACCTTTTTCTGAGATCCATCGGGTAATCTGATGATCATCGCTCCCTCACAACCCGCATAACTTCCTCGATTCTGGCATCAACCTCAAAAGGCGCGCCACAGACAGTAATAACTTCCTCAGGATCTTTCAGTAGGTGCCCTGTTGTAACACAGACAACAGACTCATCCCTTTTGATTGCACCATTCTCAACGAGCTTTCTCAGGCCCGCGACAGATGCAGCACTTGCTGGCTCAACACCGATTCCTTCAAGCTTTGCAAGATCACGCTGTGCCTGTATGATCTCATCATCGCTCACGGTATCAGCAAGCCCACCTGAGTCATAGATTGCAGCAAGTGCCTTCACCGCATTCACGGGATCGCCGATCCGAATCGCTGTTGCGATAGTCTCAGGATTTTTCTCAGGTTCAATATCCTTTTTACCCGCACGGAATGCATCAGCAACCGGGCATGAGCCTTCTGCCTGTATCCCGCACATCTTCGGTACTGTATCTGTGATCCCGGCCGCTCTAAACTCCACGAAGCCTTTGAAGATCGCTGTGATGTTTCCAGCATTTCCAACAGGCAGAACCAGTCGGTCTGGAACTCTCCATCCAAGCTGGTCTGCGATCTCAAAGCCGATCGTTTTCTGCCCCTCGAGCCTGTACGGGTTTATCGAATTTAAGAGATAGAATCGCTCCTTTTCGCACAGGTCTCGAACGAGTGTGAGAGCGTCATCAAAGTTGCCCCTGATCCCGATCACCTTTGCACCGTGCATCAGAGCCTGTGCAACCTTACCAAGCGCGACCTTTCCTGCAGGAAGGAGCACAACCGCTGGAATCCCTGCCTTTGCAGCATAGATCGATAGTGCAGCAGATGTGTTGCCCGTGGATGCACAGGCGACAACCTCCATCCCGAGTTCAAGGGCTTTTGTAACCCCGACCGTCATCCCCCGATCCTTGAACGAGCCCGTTGGGTTCAGACCCTCATGTTTAACATAAAGCTCATCGATTCCGATACTCGCTGCAAGCCGATCACAGCGGTAGAGTGCTGTTCCACCCTCCTGAATCGAGATCGGCTTTATATCAGCGGGAAAAGGAAGAAGCGATCTGTACTTCCAGACCGACTCCTTCACACCCTCGAGGCTTTGTCTTGAGATCTCGATTTTATCAAGATCATATACCACCTCAAGGAGTCCACCACAATGGGGGCATGTGTATACGATTCTCTCCAGTTCAATGCTTCTTCCACATGCTATACATCGAAGACCGTAAAACATCACTTAAGCGGCTCCATGAGACCCTGTTTTGAGAGGAGTTCGCCAGATTTTGCATGAGGCGCTCTTGATAGTGTGTCCTGCCCCTTCTCAATCTCTCTTGCCTCATCTGCAAGTAGAGCTGCTTCCCTGATAAGCTCATGGGCTGCTGCTACCATCATCGTGTATGCCTCGGGATCTTTCATCATGAAGCACGCCTTTGAGTCGAGTTCTCCAACCTTCTCAGCCATACTGTAGGCTGCAATCGCCTTTGCACGGGCGTATGGGTTTGAGAAATTGGCGCGTTCTGTGACGATCTCGGCTGTCGCAATGATCTGAGGAAGTGTAACTTCTTTGCCTGCCTTGATCTCCTCGATAACACGATCGATCTCTTCCTGCACAAGCCTCGAAGCTCCACATGCAGATAATACCTTCAAAACATCGGTGTTAAAGAGTGCCATCTCGGTTGGATCGAGGAACTCCCGCCTTGCACCGATCATCGGATCACCTGGCAGGATGATATAGCCGAAGCCTTTCTCCTTCATTGAATCTACTGCCTTCTTTGCAGGACCATCTGAGATAACGATACAGGGTTTACCCTCAAACGCCTCCCTGACGATCTTTGGACCTGGAAGTGCAGCGTTCGGGCTTGTTACGATGAGAAGATCGGGCTCCCATTTGAGAAAACTCAATACGTCCTGTGCCTCAGGCTTTCCCATCTTTGCACCCGTACCTGCAACTCTTACGTCGATATCCTCGCGATCTGCCCGCTCATCGAGAAGCAGGTTCACAATCAATGACATTCCGATATTTCCAAGTTTTATGAAACCGACTTTAACCATAGAATCACCGATCTGTAATCGACTTACATAGATTATAGAGTTTTTGGTATTGCGCGAAACACTCTTTCATGCACCTTTGCGTGCTTTTCGTTTCGCCATCAGGTCCTCAATATAATCACACTGTGGCCCCCAGTCACAGACGATCGCTCCCTCAGGACATTTGAGTTCACAGATATAGCACCTGTCACAATCCTTTACCCATCTGGGATACGGATCAAGCACGATCGCATCGACAGGGCAGATCTCGGCACACTTTCCACAGCTCGTACACCTCTCTTCAACGAGATTAAACTCAGGAAACCATTTTTGTATCCCTTCAAATGTCCACATCTTTGCGGATGAACTTTCTTTATCCCAGAAATCGGTCTTTTCAGGTGTGTTGGGATCTTCTACCTTCTTTATGAGGTTTTCACCAAATTTCTCTGCTTCTTCAAGCTCCTCTATAGTAGGATGGCCATCTGAGCTTTCAAGGTGCCCCCCTCGCCTTGAGTACATCTGGTGAACATCATGTCCGATCCAGCGGTCATAACCATCGATTATCTTTAGCCCTTTCTGATCAAGAATGACCTTCATCTGATAGAGCGTTGAACCAGGGTTACCACCACTTGTGCAGAATAGAAAAACCCTTAGCCCATCGAGCCGGGGAAACTCATGGAGTAGATCGAGGATGTGATATGGCGGGTGGAAGTAGTAGACAGGAACACCGATGCCAATAAGATCATACGCCTTAAAATCGGTGCTTCTTACAATCTCGAGGTCGCGGGAATACTTTGTCAGCTTGATAAGGTCACAGGTGTTTCCGCCAGTTCTCAAACCTGCTGCGATTTTCTTGGCGATTTTTTCCGTGTTGCCCGTAACACACTGTGAGTAGTAGAGGATGAGACTCTTCATGACTGAGCGATGGGTACGGATCAGTACTGCACTTATCCGTATTTCATATTTCAGTATGGCGTCTCCGATTCTGCGCGTAGAGTGCTCAAAGGGAAATTGACAAAATAGAGGTTAAGACCCTCTTCTATTGCGCTTTCATAAAGATCTCAATCGAAGATACGCTGATCATATCCCCTTTGCTACCTTTAAGCTCCTCTGTAGCTATCTCAATCTTGTCGACGACCACATTTGGCATAAATTTATTCCTGACCACCTCGGCGGTATCGACTGCCCTTGAGATTGCACGCCCACGCGCCTTTACCACAACTTCATCACTACCATCATTGAACTGCGTTACCACTGCAAGCACATAACTCATCACTGGCTTGTTGCCCACATATATTACATTGTCTTCTGCCATTTTCATCGTACTCCTGTAGAGTGTTTATGTAGAGATAATTATCTTGATAGGATCGTATTATTTAAATTTATCTTTTTTTACCACACAAACCATCTCACCCTCCTCAATGATCTCAACTTCTTCCTCAATCGCAATATAACCATCAAGATCGATCAGTGTTTTTATCGCGCCCGACCCACCGGCAACAGGCAGGGCGCGAAGACTTCCATCAACATTTTCAAGCTTAACGGGCATAAACTCATACCTGCCCCTGGCAGAATATATCCTCTTTCCTGCCTCTGCAATCACCTTCTCCTCTTTCTGAGGTTTGATACCCACCATATCTCGTATTACAGGCTCAATCAATCTTTCAAATGTTATCATCGCAGATACAGGATATCCAGGAAGCCCAAATAGAGAAATACCATCACAGACGCCAAATATGAATGGTTTTCCAGGTTTTATCATAACACCATGGATCAGAAGCTCGCCGAGATCCTCAACAACCCTGTATAGCATATCTCCCCTGCCAGCCGACGTCCCTCCAGAGAGGATGATTATATCAAACTCTTCGGTGATCGCGTCACGTA comes from Candidatus Syntrophoarchaeum caldarius and encodes:
- a CDS encoding flavodoxin, whose translation is MILIIDYMEGFKMRVLVAYFSKTGNTKMMAETIAQSVEENGCDVVLKRIEDATPEDMLEADGVIIGSPTYYGTAAGAVKSLFDESVKYHGKLDGKVGAAFTSCGIIGGGSETAILSILYPMLVHGMIIQGDPKIGHFGVVAVKTPDDAVLNDCKRLGERVANLIKKLK
- a CDS encoding plasmid stabilization protein, whose amino-acid sequence is MRYNVLISKTARRTLENLQEKDKQRIISKLKELTNNPGKRRTKMNIKKLRDTDPTLYRLRVGDFRVIYAIIGDEVKVTEIMHRGKNYRGY
- a CDS encoding protein containing DUF1628 encodes the protein MKVIRKDIREDEEAVSPVIGVILMVAITVILAAVIAAFVFGMGPPTAAPQASLRITDTDTGAETVTLVHDGGDSLDLTDVKLIVDVGGTRATWDPLASSTANMSVGDKMVIDIDGDTIKLNGGSDISSTKSGSLSGIAAGDEVTVTFVDKISQKKIAELSARC
- a CDS encoding threonine synthase gives rise to the protein MFYGLRCIACGRSIELERIVYTCPHCGGLLEVVYDLDKIEISRQSLEGVKESVWKYRSLLPFPADIKPISIQEGGTALYRCDRLAASIGIDELYVKHEGLNPTGSFKDRGMTVGVTKALELGMEVVACASTGNTSAALSIYAAKAGIPAVVLLPAGKVALGKVAQALMHGAKVIGIRGNFDDALTLVRDLCEKERFYLLNSINPYRLEGQKTIGFEIADQLGWRVPDRLVLPVGNAGNITAIFKGFVEFRAAGITDTVPKMCGIQAEGSCPVADAFRAGKKDIEPEKNPETIATAIRIGDPVNAVKALAAIYDSGGLADTVSDDEIIQAQRDLAKLEGIGVEPASAASVAGLRKLVENGAIKRDESVVCVTTGHLLKDPEEVITVCGAPFEVDARIEEVMRVVRER
- a CDS encoding N(5)N(10)-methylenetetrahydromethanopterin dehydrogenase: MVKVGFIKLGNIGMSLIVNLLLDERADREDIDVRVAGTGAKMGKPEAQDVLSFLKWEPDLLIVTSPNAALPGPKIVREAFEGKPCIVISDGPAKKAVDSMKEKGFGYIILPGDPMIGARREFLDPTEMALFNTDVLKVLSACGASRLVQEEIDRVIEEIKAGKEVTLPQIIATAEIVTERANFSNPYARAKAIAAYSMAEKVGELDSKACFMMKDPEAYTMMVAAAHELIREAALLADEAREIEKGQDTLSRAPHAKSGELLSKQGLMEPLK
- a CDS encoding 4Fe-4S ferredoxin, with the protein product MKSLILYYSQCVTGNTEKIAKKIAAGLRTGGNTCDLIKLTKYSRDLEIVRSTDFKAYDLIGIGVPVYYFHPPYHILDLLHEFPRLDGLRVFLFCTSGGNPGSTLYQMKVILDQKGLKIIDGYDRWIGHDVHQMYSRRGGHLESSDGHPTIEELEEAEKFGENLIKKVEDPNTPEKTDFWDKESSSAKMWTFEGIQKWFPEFNLVEERCTSCGKCAEICPVDAIVLDPYPRWVKDCDRCYICELKCPEGAIVCDWGPQCDYIEDLMAKRKARKGA
- a CDS encoding YcfA-like protein translates to MCTIVEDFGFRLKGRKGSHIIYMHDEVKELLNFQDVSGKANPYRVRLFIKIIEKYNLVEEGESSA
- a CDS encoding acylphosphatase is translated as MNSIEQAHLIIKGRVQKAGYRDHIDEMAFNLDLTGYVKNLPDGSVEVVCEGEREKIEQFIDLIWIKQYPISVEDIEVDYSDATGEFRDFEIIREEDLTEAVYERMDTAARYMREMNRNLGEKIDKVGEKVDIVAEKVDAGREENKKGFSMLGEKIDSIKDDTSAIRTSLSSLDDLKIKYEELRRDILEIKQALKEKGIV
- a CDS encoding thiamine S protein, whose protein sequence is MIIRLPDGSQKKVDISTMRVDELLRSLSLNPVLYLIRKDGRIIPEDSIVGGDDTIELIESTHSG
- a CDS encoding YcfA-like protein — translated: MWYEKATWIEDDKTIKITVPLHEVLKKGTLRQILKESGLSMDEFLRLLNR
- a CDS encoding Alba, DNA/RNA-binding protein, archaeal, with translation MAEDNVIYVGNKPVMSYVLAVVTQFNDGSDEVVVKARGRAISRAVDTAEVVRNKFMPNVVVDKIEIATEELKGSKGDMISVSSIEIFMKAQ